One Coffea arabica cultivar ET-39 chromosome 5e, Coffea Arabica ET-39 HiFi, whole genome shotgun sequence DNA segment encodes these proteins:
- the LOC113722733 gene encoding BTB/POZ domain and ankyrin repeat-containing protein NPR1-like — protein sequence MESGNELVSTLSFASSSYTSNGSSSHNMPSAGHEPGASLDLLTLTKLSGSLEKLLLDAEFDYSDAEIVVEGTSVGVNRCILASRSPFFHDLFKKSNAGSANGTKPNYVMTELVPRGKIGYETFMVFLNYVYSGKLKSSPPEVSTCVDESCAHDACGPAINYAVELMYASATFQMNELVLVVQRRLLNFVDKAFVEDVIPITIVAFHCQLNQLLSHSIQRIARSDLDDLTLEKELPHEVLTDIKSFRKQYDQDLQHDNGEVNFITDKRIRRIHKALDSDDVELLRLLLDESDITLDAAFALHYAAAYCNPKVVTEVLSLGNANLNLRNSRGYTVLHVAARRKDPSVIVGLLSKGACVSDSTVDGRTSITICRRLTRPKDYNESTKQGQETNKDKLCIDVLEREMLRNPLAGNMSMSSMMVADDLVMRLLLLENRVALARVLFPREAKLAMEIANAHSTSEFAGLAASKASCGNLREVDLNEIPYEQVKRLQLRLQALQKTVETGRRFFPNCSEVLDRFLEDDMQETLLLENGPLEEHSTKKMRYMELKDEVLKAFDKDKAENNWVGLSSSSSCSSSPKAIAHHKAKKRQLF from the exons ATGGAAAGTGGGAACGAACTTGTATCTACCTTAAGCTTTGCTTCATCttcatatacatcaaatggttcCAGTAGCCACAATATGCCATCTGCTGGTCATGAGCCAGGGGCTAGTCTTGATTTGTTGACTTTGACTAAATTAAGTGGTAGTCTTGAGAAGCTTCTGCTTGATGCTGAGTTCGACTACAGTGATGCAGAGATAGTGGTCGAAGGAACTTCTGTGGGTGTAAATCGCTGTATCTTGGCCTCACGAAGTCCATTTTTCCATGATCTGTTTAAGAAGAGTAATGCTGGCTCTGCAAATGGAACTAAACCAAACTATGTCATGACAGAATTGGTGCCCCGAGGAAAGATTGGATATGAAACATTCATGGTTTTCTTGAATTATGTGTATAGTGGAAAACTCAAGTCTTCTCCACCTGAGGTTTCAACATGTGTTGATGAGTCTTGTGCTCATGATGCATGTGGCCCTGCAATCAACTATGCAGTGGAACTCATGTACGCTTCTGCAACGTTTCAGATGAATGAACTTGTTTTGGTTGTTCAG CGACGGCTTCTCAACTTTGTGGATAAGGCTTTTGTGGAAGATGTGATTCCCATAACTATAGTAGCCTTCCACTGCCAGCTGAACCAGCTTCTTTCACACAGTATCCAGAGAATAGCACGTTCAGATCTAGATGATCTTACTCTTGAGAAGGAGCTTCCACATGAAGTTCTGACTGATATCAAATCCTTTAGGAAACAGTATGACCAAGACCTGCAACATGACAATGGTGAAGTGAATTTCATCACTGACAAGAGAATCAGAAGGATACACAAAGCATTGGACTCTGATGATGTAGAATTGTTAAGATTACTTTTGGATGAATCTGATATCACCTTGGATGCTGCTTTTGCCCTTCATTATGCTGCTGCCTATTGCAATCCTAAGGTGGTCACCGAGGTGCTCAGTCTGGGTAATGCTAATCTCAATCTTAGGAATTCTCGAGGATACACTGTACTTCATGTAGCAGCTAGGCGCAAGGATCCATCAGTAATTGTGGGCCTACTGAGCAAGGGAGCATGTGTCTCAGATTCTACAGTTGATGGACGAACATCAATTACTATTTGCAGGAGGTTGACTAGGCCTAAGGATTACAATGAATCAACAAAGCAGGGACAGGAGACTAATAAAGACAAATTATGCATAGATGTCTTGGAGAGAGAAATGCTCAGAAATCCGCTTGCTGGTAATATGTCTATGTCCTCAATGATGGTGGCAGATGATTTGGTTATGAGGCTGCTGCTCCTCGAAAATAGAG TGGCCCTCGCGCGAGTATTATTTCCACGAGAAGCTAAGCTAGCAATGGAAATAGCAAATGCACATTCAACGTCAGAGTTTGCTGGCCTTGCAGCATCTAAAGCCTCGTGTGGGAATCTGAGAGAGGTTGATTTAAATGAGATACCATACGAGCAAGTAAAACGACTTCAATTGCGGCTACAGGCCTTGCAGAAAACAG TGGAGACTGGCCGGCGCTTTTTCCCCAATTGCTCAGAAGTTCTGGATAGGTTCCTGGAGGATGACATGCAAGAAACTCTGCTCTTGGAGAATGGTCCACTGGAGGAGCACAGTACAAAGAAGATGCGATACATGGAACTTAAGGACGAGGTTTTGAAGGCTTTCGATAAAGATAAAGCTGAAAATAACTGGGTGGGCTTGTCATCGTCTTCCTCGTGCTCATCTTCTCCCAAGGCTATTGCTCACCACAAGGCTAAGAAAAGGcaattgttttaa
- the LOC113722651 gene encoding BTB/POZ domain and ankyrin repeat-containing protein NPR1-like isoform X1, producing the protein MDIEKGNSVSSAGHEVGGSGRFFSFTQLSGSLQKLLHDAEFDYSDAEIVVEGTSVGVNRCILASRSPFFHELFKKGNDTVSANESKPSYVMEELVPHGKIGYEAFLVFLNYVYTGKLKPSPLEVSTCVDESCAHDACGPAINYAVELMYASATFQMEELVLVVQRRLLNFVDKALVEDVIPIVVVALHQQLNALLSYCIQRIAHSNVDNLTLEKQLPHEVLTDIKCFRKQPNQDLEHVTGEANSVYDKRIRRIHKALDSGDVELLKLILDEYTITLDDAFALHYAAAYCNPKVVTEVLNLGNANLSLRNTQGYTVLHVAARRKDPLVIISLLSKGAYVSDSTIDGQSSITICRRLTRRKDYNESIKPGQETNKDRLCIDVLEKAMLRNPLAGTLCMSSIVVGDDLIMKLLILENRVAYAQILFPQEAMLAMEIANVHSTSAPEFSRPNMIDLNEIPYEQVKQLQLRLQALQKSVEIGRHFFPNCSLVLDKFLEDHMQEILMFNSPEKEQTKKKMPYLELKLEVMNASDEDKGESNWLSISTSISSCSSSTKASVDINVRKRKSTSSIDGQMSTTICQRFTQPMDFKETTNAMTGDISMSSMVLADDVVMRLLLLENRASIIRALLPSEVKLAMEIADTDSSSEFHTFAASSTLCGNLKTVDLNESPLEQEKRLQAGLQALGKAVEKGRQFYPSCCEVLGKFLENDAEDVRIKEIKEEITKAFETDKARIHSTHFSAPSPSETDTDFLLEKFGKLLKGINITSKRQTTGLDEAMMVFNNIDKDRNFSSSSSSGSISSVNQGVGLGKRSLC; encoded by the exons ATGGATATAGAGAAGGGAAACAGTGTATCTTCTGCTGGCCATGAGGTAGGGGGAAGTGGCAGATTCTTCAGTTTTACTCAACTAAGTGGTAGTCTTCAAAAGCTTTTGCATGATGCTGAGTTTGACTACAGTGATGCGGAGATTGTTGTCGAAGGAACTTCTGTGGGTGTAAATCGCTGTATTTTGGCTTCACGAAGTCCATTTTTCCATGAATTGTTTAAGAAGGGTAATGATACTGTCTCTGCAAATGAAAGTAAACCAAGCTATGTCATGGAAGAACTGGTGCCCCATGGCAAGATAGGATATGAAGCATTTTTGGTTTTCTTGAATTATGTTTATACTGGAAAGCTCAAGCCTTCTCCACTAGAGGTTTCAACATGTGTTGATGAGTCTTGTGCTCATGATGCGTGTGGCCCTGCAATTAACTATGCAGTGGAGCTTATGTATGCTTCTGCTACATTTCAAATGGAAGAACTAGTTCTGGTTGTTCAG CGTCGGCTTCTTAACTTTGTTGATAAGGCTCTTGTAGAAGATGTAATTCCAATAGTTGTAGTAGCCCTCCACCAGCAGTTGAATGCGCTCCTTTCATACTGTATCCAGAGAATAGCACATTCAAATGTTGATAATCTCACTCTTGAAAAACAGCTTCCACATGAAGTTCTGACAGATATTAAATGCTTCAGGAAACAACCTAACCAAGACCTGGAGCATGTCACCGGTGAAGCAAATTCAGTGTATGACAAGAGAATCAGAAGGATACACAAAGCATTAGACTCTGGTGACGTAGAATTGTTGAAATTAATTCTGGATGAATATACTATTACCTTAGATGATGCTTTTGCTCTTCATTATGCTGCTGCGTATTGCAACCCTAAGGTTGTCACTGAGGTGCTCAATCTGGGCAATGCTAATCTCAGTCTTAGAAATACTCAAGGATATACCGTACTTCATGTGGCAGCTAGGCGCAAGGATCCATTAGTGATCATCAGCCTTCTCAGCAAGGGAGCATATGTGTCGGATTCTACAATTGATGGACAATCGTCAATTACAATTTGTCGGAGGTTGACTCGGCGTAAGGATTATAATGAATCAATAAAGCCCGGACAGGAAACTAATAAAGACAGATTATGCATTGATGTGTTGGAAAAAGCAATGCTTAGAAATCCACTAGCTGGTACTCTGTGTATGTCATCAATTGTGGTGGGAGATGATTTGATTATGAAGCTGCTGATCCTTGAAAATAGAG TGGCATATGCACAAATATTATTTCCCCAAGAAGCTATGCTAGCAATGGAAATAGCCAATGTGCATTCAACCTCAGCACCTGAATTCTCGCGTCCAAATATGATTGATTTGAATGAGATACCATATGAGCAAGTAAAACAACTTCAATTGCGGCTACAAGCCCTGCAAAAATCAG TGGAGATTGGTCGGCACTTTTTTCCCAATTGTTCTTTAGTTCTGGATAAATTTTTGGAGGATCACATGCAAGAGATTCTCATGTTTAATTCTCCAGAGAAGGAGCAGACTAAGAAGAAGATGCCTTACTTAGAACTCAAGCTGGAGGTAATGAATGCATCTGATGAAGACAAAGGTGAAAGTAACTGGCTGAGCATTTCAACTTCTATCTCTTCTTGTTCATCTTCTACCAAGGCTAGTGTTGACATTAATGTTAGGAAACGAAAATCAACAAGTTCAATTGATGGACAAATGTCCACGACAATCTGCCAGAGGTTTACTCAACCAATGGATTTTAAGGaaacaacaaatgcaatgacTGGTGATATATCTATGTCATCGATGGTGCTGGCTGATGATGTGGTTATGAGGCTGCTGCTACTTGAAAATAGAG CTTCCATTATACGAGCATTACTTCCCTCTGAAGTCAAGCTGGCAATGGAGATAGCAGATACAGATTCATCCTCAGAGTTTCACACCTTTGCAGCATCCAGCACCTTGTGCGGAAACTTGAAAACGGTCGACTTGAACGAAAGTCCGTTGGAGCAAGAAAAACGACTTCAAGCTGGGTTACAGGCCTTGGGAAAAGCAG TGGAGAAGGGTCGCCAATTTTATCCCAGTTGCTGTGAAGTTCTTGGCAAGTTTCTGGAAAATGATGCAGAGGATGTAAGAATCAAAGAAATTAAGGAGGAGATCACTAAGGCATTTGAGACAGACAAAGCTAGAATTCACTCAACACACTTTTCTGCACCTTCACCAAGTGAAACTG ATACTGACTTCTTGTTGGAGAAGTTCGGAAAGCTGCTGAAAGGAATTAATATAACAAGTAAGAGACAAACCACGGGACTCGATGAGGCAATGATGGTATTCAATAACATAGATAAAGATAGGAAtttctcatcatcatcatcttctggCTCAATATCTAGTGTGAATCAAGGTGTTGGCCTCGGGAAAAGATCATTGTGCTAA
- the LOC113722651 gene encoding BTB/POZ domain and ankyrin repeat-containing protein NPR1-like isoform X2 produces the protein MDIEKGNSVSSAGHEVGGSGRFFSFTQLSGSLQKLLHDAEFDYSDAEIVVEGTSVGVNRCILASRSPFFHELFKKGNDTVSANESKPSYVMEELVPHGKIGYEAFLVFLNYVYTGKLKPSPLEVSTCVDESCAHDACGPAINYAVELMYASATFQMEELVLVVQRRLLNFVDKALVEDVIPIVVVALHQQLNALLSYCIQRIAHSNVDNLTLEKQLPHEVLTDIKCFRKQPNQDLEHVTGEANSVYDKRIRRIHKALDSARRKDPLVIISLLSKGAYVSDSTIDGQSSITICRRLTRRKDYNESIKPGQETNKDRLCIDVLEKAMLRNPLAGTLCMSSIVVGDDLIMKLLILENRVAYAQILFPQEAMLAMEIANVHSTSAPEFSRPNMIDLNEIPYEQVKQLQLRLQALQKSVEIGRHFFPNCSLVLDKFLEDHMQEILMFNSPEKEQTKKKMPYLELKLEVMNASDEDKGESNWLSISTSISSCSSSTKASVDINVRKRKSTSSIDGQMSTTICQRFTQPMDFKETTNAMTGDISMSSMVLADDVVMRLLLLENRASIIRALLPSEVKLAMEIADTDSSSEFHTFAASSTLCGNLKTVDLNESPLEQEKRLQAGLQALGKAVEKGRQFYPSCCEVLGKFLENDAEDVRIKEIKEEITKAFETDKARIHSTHFSAPSPSETDTDFLLEKFGKLLKGINITSKRQTTGLDEAMMVFNNIDKDRNFSSSSSSGSISSVNQGVGLGKRSLC, from the exons ATGGATATAGAGAAGGGAAACAGTGTATCTTCTGCTGGCCATGAGGTAGGGGGAAGTGGCAGATTCTTCAGTTTTACTCAACTAAGTGGTAGTCTTCAAAAGCTTTTGCATGATGCTGAGTTTGACTACAGTGATGCGGAGATTGTTGTCGAAGGAACTTCTGTGGGTGTAAATCGCTGTATTTTGGCTTCACGAAGTCCATTTTTCCATGAATTGTTTAAGAAGGGTAATGATACTGTCTCTGCAAATGAAAGTAAACCAAGCTATGTCATGGAAGAACTGGTGCCCCATGGCAAGATAGGATATGAAGCATTTTTGGTTTTCTTGAATTATGTTTATACTGGAAAGCTCAAGCCTTCTCCACTAGAGGTTTCAACATGTGTTGATGAGTCTTGTGCTCATGATGCGTGTGGCCCTGCAATTAACTATGCAGTGGAGCTTATGTATGCTTCTGCTACATTTCAAATGGAAGAACTAGTTCTGGTTGTTCAG CGTCGGCTTCTTAACTTTGTTGATAAGGCTCTTGTAGAAGATGTAATTCCAATAGTTGTAGTAGCCCTCCACCAGCAGTTGAATGCGCTCCTTTCATACTGTATCCAGAGAATAGCACATTCAAATGTTGATAATCTCACTCTTGAAAAACAGCTTCCACATGAAGTTCTGACAGATATTAAATGCTTCAGGAAACAACCTAACCAAGACCTGGAGCATGTCACCGGTGAAGCAAATTCAGTGTATGACAAGAGAATCAGAAGGATACACAAAGCATTAGACTCTG CTAGGCGCAAGGATCCATTAGTGATCATCAGCCTTCTCAGCAAGGGAGCATATGTGTCGGATTCTACAATTGATGGACAATCGTCAATTACAATTTGTCGGAGGTTGACTCGGCGTAAGGATTATAATGAATCAATAAAGCCCGGACAGGAAACTAATAAAGACAGATTATGCATTGATGTGTTGGAAAAAGCAATGCTTAGAAATCCACTAGCTGGTACTCTGTGTATGTCATCAATTGTGGTGGGAGATGATTTGATTATGAAGCTGCTGATCCTTGAAAATAGAG TGGCATATGCACAAATATTATTTCCCCAAGAAGCTATGCTAGCAATGGAAATAGCCAATGTGCATTCAACCTCAGCACCTGAATTCTCGCGTCCAAATATGATTGATTTGAATGAGATACCATATGAGCAAGTAAAACAACTTCAATTGCGGCTACAAGCCCTGCAAAAATCAG TGGAGATTGGTCGGCACTTTTTTCCCAATTGTTCTTTAGTTCTGGATAAATTTTTGGAGGATCACATGCAAGAGATTCTCATGTTTAATTCTCCAGAGAAGGAGCAGACTAAGAAGAAGATGCCTTACTTAGAACTCAAGCTGGAGGTAATGAATGCATCTGATGAAGACAAAGGTGAAAGTAACTGGCTGAGCATTTCAACTTCTATCTCTTCTTGTTCATCTTCTACCAAGGCTAGTGTTGACATTAATGTTAGGAAACGAAAATCAACAAGTTCAATTGATGGACAAATGTCCACGACAATCTGCCAGAGGTTTACTCAACCAATGGATTTTAAGGaaacaacaaatgcaatgacTGGTGATATATCTATGTCATCGATGGTGCTGGCTGATGATGTGGTTATGAGGCTGCTGCTACTTGAAAATAGAG CTTCCATTATACGAGCATTACTTCCCTCTGAAGTCAAGCTGGCAATGGAGATAGCAGATACAGATTCATCCTCAGAGTTTCACACCTTTGCAGCATCCAGCACCTTGTGCGGAAACTTGAAAACGGTCGACTTGAACGAAAGTCCGTTGGAGCAAGAAAAACGACTTCAAGCTGGGTTACAGGCCTTGGGAAAAGCAG TGGAGAAGGGTCGCCAATTTTATCCCAGTTGCTGTGAAGTTCTTGGCAAGTTTCTGGAAAATGATGCAGAGGATGTAAGAATCAAAGAAATTAAGGAGGAGATCACTAAGGCATTTGAGACAGACAAAGCTAGAATTCACTCAACACACTTTTCTGCACCTTCACCAAGTGAAACTG ATACTGACTTCTTGTTGGAGAAGTTCGGAAAGCTGCTGAAAGGAATTAATATAACAAGTAAGAGACAAACCACGGGACTCGATGAGGCAATGATGGTATTCAATAACATAGATAAAGATAGGAAtttctcatcatcatcatcttctggCTCAATATCTAGTGTGAATCAAGGTGTTGGCCTCGGGAAAAGATCATTGTGCTAA